A region from the Lentimonas sp. CC4 genome encodes:
- a CDS encoding response regulator, with amino-acid sequence MLKSRTILLVDDNAISIDILFDILDDLGHRVLVAENGEAALKRCQLAKPDVIFMNSILPGIDGFDCCRQIKANKDLHQTPIVIMADENDRTIRTQCFKSGACAYIATPVISNEVSTILKDQLELLDFRENIKSSKPPVNRSSSDFDLIVDLIAHDMKGSIASISGFAELLSDLMTESEANEQWMQCIGHIHKSANEVDVIVEALVLLKNLRGRESQAPESIGLDTIFTDACARYNQLEYCRPFELTAHSIDLRVTTQPALLEELILILFRTFSNFIATEGPFKLSIHAEKNDDSSLLLRLNANTRAMSAEELPYILETLQGNKRKKVIDGNILLLCAQKLIKCLGIKAWSEHGVEESLTVCLTLESK; translated from the coding sequence ATGCTTAAGTCACGAACCATATTATTAGTTGACGACAACGCCATTAGCATAGACATCCTGTTTGACATACTCGATGACCTTGGGCACCGAGTTCTGGTCGCTGAAAATGGGGAAGCGGCACTAAAGCGCTGCCAGCTTGCGAAGCCCGACGTAATCTTTATGAATAGTATTCTTCCGGGAATTGATGGATTTGACTGCTGTCGACAAATTAAAGCGAACAAAGACCTTCACCAGACACCAATCGTCATAATGGCTGATGAGAATGATCGCACGATTCGAACACAGTGCTTCAAATCAGGAGCTTGTGCTTACATCGCAACACCAGTTATCAGCAATGAAGTTAGCACTATTTTAAAGGATCAGCTGGAGCTGTTAGACTTCCGTGAAAACATAAAATCTTCTAAGCCACCTGTAAATCGGTCATCGAGCGATTTTGATCTGATCGTGGATTTAATTGCACATGACATGAAGGGCTCGATCGCTAGTATTAGTGGCTTCGCCGAATTGTTATCCGATCTTATGACCGAGAGTGAGGCCAACGAGCAATGGATGCAATGCATTGGACACATTCATAAATCAGCCAATGAAGTTGATGTCATCGTAGAGGCATTGGTGCTACTTAAGAATCTCAGGGGGCGAGAGAGCCAGGCGCCTGAAAGTATTGGCTTAGATACGATTTTTACAGATGCATGTGCCCGTTATAATCAATTAGAATACTGTCGACCATTCGAGTTAACAGCACACTCAATAGATTTGAGAGTCACCACACAACCGGCTTTGCTAGAAGAACTCATTCTGATTCTATTCCGCACTTTCAGCAATTTTATCGCAACAGAAGGTCCGTTTAAATTAAGCATACATGCTGAAAAAAATGATGATAGCAGTCTTCTTTTACGTTTAAACGCAAACACGCGAGCAATGAGCGCTGAAGAACTTCCGTATATTCTAGAAACACTACAAGGTAACAAACGAAAAAAGGTAATAGATGGAAATATCCTACTGTTATGTGCTCAAAAGCTAATCAAATGCTTAGGTATCAAGGCATGGTCCGAGCATGGTGTGGAGGAATCTCTAACAGTCTGCCTCACTCTCGAATCTAAATAA
- a CDS encoding glycosyltransferase → MNPIPDSISLVMRSYNEAWAIDDTLKAVFSQDYTGSIELIVMDSGSTDGSHEIIKRYNPKEFIIAKPGTYVPGKVLNEGFRLASNEWVVFLNSDATPANDQWLTKLLQAAVDTPKLGAAFSRQIPRKDCEAVFAHDYDRCFGPDRESDNWDHFFSMVSCVAQKSVWEQYPIREDLQYAEDDEWTRRMKAAGYATVLVVESVAIHSHNYTPEQSYKRAKGDAIAVAQAGNIPDVNRRWHRDVFLPAIKDTLKDLKYLKAHGKLSELPHAFRVRYQQRLGRMHGYNEGCRK, encoded by the coding sequence ATGAACCCCATCCCCGATAGCATCTCGCTCGTCATGCGCTCATACAATGAGGCATGGGCCATCGACGACACTTTAAAGGCTGTATTTTCTCAGGACTATACTGGCAGCATCGAATTAATCGTCATGGACAGTGGCTCGACCGATGGTTCGCATGAGATTATTAAACGCTATAATCCGAAGGAGTTTATCATCGCGAAACCAGGCACCTATGTTCCGGGCAAAGTGCTTAACGAAGGCTTTCGTCTCGCCAGCAATGAGTGGGTCGTTTTCCTGAACTCGGATGCGACGCCGGCCAATGATCAATGGCTCACTAAATTACTACAAGCAGCCGTCGACACACCGAAACTGGGTGCAGCCTTTAGTCGTCAAATCCCACGTAAGGATTGCGAGGCAGTGTTTGCACACGACTACGACCGCTGCTTCGGGCCAGACCGTGAATCCGACAACTGGGATCACTTTTTTAGCATGGTGAGTTGCGTGGCGCAAAAGTCAGTATGGGAGCAATATCCGATCCGCGAAGACCTCCAATACGCAGAAGACGATGAGTGGACCCGCCGCATGAAAGCGGCGGGCTACGCCACCGTGCTAGTCGTCGAATCCGTAGCCATTCACTCACACAATTATACGCCCGAACAATCCTACAAACGAGCCAAAGGCGATGCGATCGCAGTCGCACAAGCAGGCAACATCCCTGACGTGAATCGTCGTTGGCATCGCGACGTCTTTTTACCTGCAATCAAAGATACCTTAAAGGATTTAAAATATCTCAAGGCGCATGGAAAACTAAGTGAACTGCCACATGCTTTTCGTGTTCGCTATCAACAAAGACTCGGCCGTATGCACGGCTATAACGAAGGATGCCGCAAATGA
- a CDS encoding alkaline phosphatase family protein, translated as MKKTLHLFIFADALGWELVQHYGILKKVTPLQNKCETLFGYSATCDPTILTGASPREHGHFSFFVKCPPEKSPFKVMRFFKWIPDRIGGYHKIRNRLSRYFAKSKGYTGYFQLYSVPFRFLPWLDYTEKKDIYEPGGIIGGQPSIFETWKVSGKSWNRSNWRNGDTANYAEVEQLIKQGQVELAYLFTAGLDATMHRYGPWSKEAKAAFLEFEKKVEALKALAEQHYEEVRIAIFSDHGMTEVTENSDLRRRCEALPLKYGVDYTAVWDSTMARFWFSTDDARQQITALLNQANEGSIVSDDQLSKWRCDFPDKRYGELFYLLNPGVLFVPSFLNMSHVPGMHGYSPEDKDSAASWLTNFETDQPVNRLEDIFAVMQAASQD; from the coding sequence ATGAAAAAGACACTTCACCTCTTTATCTTTGCTGATGCGCTGGGCTGGGAGCTCGTGCAGCACTATGGCATCCTCAAAAAGGTGACGCCTCTTCAAAATAAATGTGAAACACTGTTCGGCTATTCAGCGACCTGTGACCCTACCATATTGACAGGTGCTTCGCCGCGCGAACACGGTCATTTTTCCTTCTTTGTGAAGTGTCCTCCTGAAAAGTCACCGTTCAAGGTGATGCGCTTCTTTAAATGGATCCCCGACCGTATCGGTGGTTACCATAAAATCCGTAATCGACTCAGTCGCTATTTTGCAAAATCGAAAGGCTATACTGGATACTTTCAACTCTACAGTGTGCCCTTTCGCTTTCTCCCATGGCTCGACTATACTGAAAAAAAGGACATTTATGAGCCGGGGGGTATCATAGGCGGACAGCCATCAATCTTCGAAACGTGGAAAGTATCCGGCAAGTCTTGGAATCGATCCAATTGGCGCAATGGCGACACGGCCAACTATGCTGAGGTCGAACAACTGATCAAACAAGGCCAAGTCGAACTCGCCTATTTGTTCACAGCAGGCCTGGATGCAACCATGCATCGCTACGGTCCCTGGTCTAAGGAAGCAAAGGCTGCGTTCCTCGAATTTGAAAAAAAGGTAGAAGCACTCAAAGCATTGGCCGAGCAACATTATGAGGAAGTGCGTATCGCCATTTTCAGTGACCATGGTATGACCGAGGTGACGGAAAACTCTGATCTACGACGACGCTGTGAGGCACTCCCCTTAAAGTATGGAGTTGATTACACGGCAGTCTGGGATTCAACGATGGCGCGATTCTGGTTTTCTACGGACGACGCGCGCCAACAAATTACAGCGCTACTGAATCAAGCCAATGAAGGTTCAATTGTCAGTGACGATCAGCTAAGTAAATGGCGCTGCGATTTCCCAGACAAGCGCTACGGCGAACTCTTTTATCTACTGAACCCTGGAGTCTTATTTGTCCCCTCCTTCCTAAATATGAGCCATGTGCCCGGCATGCATGGCTACTCCCCAGAGGACAAAGATAGCGCCGCCTCATGGCTCACTAATTTCGAAACAGATCAACCAGTCAACCGCCTCGAAGATATCTTTGCGGTCATGCAAGCCGCCTCCCAAGACTAA
- a CDS encoding response regulator has product MKKVLVVDDDIVMFRLFQMQVKRSGCEGFFFRDGKSALEQLEKVKPDLAVLDYNLPDLDGAELYKCIRETAGMETIPIVFVTGSVQDEDLQAIKLLGANAVLSKPFSPRILQNLIKQLLNLE; this is encoded by the coding sequence ATGAAAAAAGTATTAGTAGTCGATGATGATATTGTGATGTTTCGCCTCTTTCAAATGCAGGTCAAACGATCCGGTTGTGAAGGCTTTTTCTTTCGCGATGGCAAATCTGCATTGGAACAGCTGGAGAAAGTAAAACCGGACCTTGCGGTGTTAGACTATAACCTACCTGACCTGGATGGCGCTGAATTGTATAAGTGTATCCGCGAAACTGCAGGTATGGAAACGATCCCAATCGTTTTTGTTACCGGTTCGGTGCAGGATGAAGATTTACAAGCGATTAAATTACTTGGGGCAAATGCCGTGCTTTCTAAACCTTTTAGTCCAAGGATTCTGCAAAACCTCATTAAGCAATTATTGAACCTCGAATGA
- a CDS encoding glycosyltransferase family 4 protein, with translation MPPQPSNRILHIPRRFSQDEWGGTEAVITNLCASQLEMGMRPEIHTSLALSDTRQEDFRGFPIFRYDYCYPFFGLSTEETHQLDKKGGNLLSWPLYRALRKADGVRLYHAHVTKRTGASVLKAAKLAKRPCVVTLHGNMFDVPKAEADEVVASQQGHFEWGRVFGAYFGSRSMLDEVDAILCVGYSEYEKAKVALGAERVHFLPNGVHPERFKASEAERAQARSDLGFADDSFIYGCISRLDPQKNQLLLIEAFSAVAQQNPKAGLLICGPMTNAGYAAKLEAAAAASGAADRIRILPPVTPDTAEHRGRFAALDCFVLPSRHEPFGIVVLEAWAAGKPVIAANVGGLQRLVTDGQTGLKFESGEAAELIACMQRIANEPDLREALSNAAQAEVTRSYTWPQIARQLEDIYQQVEAKYL, from the coding sequence ATGCCTCCACAGCCTTCCAATCGCATCCTGCATATCCCACGGCGTTTCAGTCAGGACGAATGGGGTGGCACAGAAGCCGTCATTACCAATCTATGTGCTTCACAATTAGAGATGGGGATGCGTCCGGAAATCCACACCTCATTGGCATTGTCCGATACGCGGCAAGAGGACTTTAGAGGCTTCCCTATCTTTCGTTATGATTATTGCTATCCGTTCTTCGGCTTGAGCACTGAAGAGACGCATCAATTGGATAAGAAAGGTGGCAACCTACTCTCTTGGCCGCTCTACCGCGCATTGCGTAAAGCAGATGGAGTGCGATTGTATCATGCACACGTGACCAAGCGCACGGGTGCCTCCGTCCTAAAAGCGGCGAAGCTCGCGAAGCGCCCCTGTGTCGTCACACTCCATGGTAATATGTTTGATGTGCCGAAAGCAGAAGCCGACGAAGTCGTCGCCTCGCAGCAAGGTCACTTCGAGTGGGGCCGCGTTTTTGGAGCCTATTTTGGCAGTCGCTCAATGCTGGATGAGGTGGATGCGATTCTCTGCGTGGGCTATTCTGAATACGAGAAAGCAAAAGTAGCACTCGGCGCTGAGCGTGTTCACTTCTTGCCCAATGGTGTGCATCCTGAACGCTTTAAAGCCAGCGAGGCTGAACGTGCCCAAGCGCGCTCGGATCTAGGCTTCGCCGATGACAGCTTTATCTATGGCTGCATCTCGCGCTTAGACCCACAAAAGAATCAACTTCTGTTAATCGAGGCGTTTTCAGCCGTTGCACAGCAGAACCCAAAAGCGGGCCTACTCATTTGCGGCCCAATGACCAATGCCGGCTATGCCGCCAAACTTGAAGCCGCTGCCGCCGCTTCTGGGGCTGCGGATCGCATACGTATTCTGCCTCCAGTCACGCCAGACACCGCGGAGCATCGCGGTCGTTTTGCAGCACTGGATTGCTTTGTCCTACCCTCACGACATGAGCCCTTTGGTATCGTCGTGCTAGAGGCATGGGCCGCGGGTAAGCCTGTGATTGCCGCAAATGTGGGAGGATTACAACGTTTGGTGACGGACGGGCAAACGGGTCTCAAATTCGAGAGTGGCGAAGCTGCGGAGTTAATCGCCTGTATGCAACGAATTGCTAATGAACCTGATCTTCGAGAGGCATTGAGCAATGCCGCACAAGCGGAGGTAACGCGTTCCTACACGTGGCCTCAAATCGCCCGTCAACTCGAAGATATCTATCAACAAGTCGAAGCCAAATACCTATGA
- a CDS encoding DHH family phosphoesterase, whose product MSQTTPHYIAGHKNPDTDSVVAAEVLAWLYHAISDAPDNAIPVRLGPLNQQTRWLFEQADRTPPALRESCLYTAEEIARPVPFVYPDTPLREALETMQRSSNDFVVVVDDANHPLGIVSDRTPRTNYLLQCNIEDLIGTLLDFEHIITGLPLTCLNGFDRVGEVHRLEVPLHKHSITGNWDQHTAIVIGDRDLLVDSIAQNPPAAVILTGVSDTRADEISKRLPCPVYLYRGSVISMMTRLPGCFPASEAMIEEFATIDSLMREDEISRLIKKTPSSLLVLDSNQCVIGSISAMDILRLKRPKLSLVDHSERGQAIHGLADAEIVEIIDHHRLGDVETIQPLSIDARPLGSTASILYERITEAGLKPPNDIAKLLLGALLSDTLLLTSPTCTITDKARAKKLATLAGVELQSFGIEVLRQNDELADGTAASLVSRDCKPFSFEGVHFIAAQIETVDLSILTPQRATELNEAFARQVKLTGSAFGALMVTDVLKSESRVMIVSEDAHWLHVHLPPDLQQNGQAWMLDDFVSRKKQLIPLLLNNIRRAQ is encoded by the coding sequence ATGTCACAAACTACCCCTCATTACATTGCAGGTCATAAAAACCCCGACACCGACTCAGTCGTCGCTGCCGAGGTGTTGGCTTGGCTGTATCACGCCATTTCCGATGCTCCAGATAATGCCATTCCGGTGCGACTCGGGCCCTTGAACCAGCAGACGCGTTGGCTCTTTGAGCAAGCAGATCGAACACCCCCGGCCCTACGTGAAAGCTGTCTCTACACGGCTGAAGAGATCGCCCGCCCCGTGCCATTTGTCTATCCTGATACACCACTACGAGAAGCATTAGAGACGATGCAACGTAGCTCAAATGACTTTGTGGTAGTAGTCGACGACGCTAACCATCCACTTGGAATTGTCAGTGATCGGACGCCACGCACCAACTATCTACTACAGTGTAACATTGAGGATTTAATCGGCACGCTACTCGATTTTGAGCATATTATTACTGGCTTACCACTAACTTGCTTAAATGGTTTCGATCGCGTTGGAGAAGTTCACCGGTTGGAAGTGCCGTTGCACAAGCACAGTATTACTGGAAACTGGGATCAGCACACGGCAATCGTGATTGGCGATCGAGATTTGCTAGTAGATAGCATTGCACAAAACCCACCGGCTGCAGTGATCCTAACTGGAGTTTCAGATACGCGTGCGGACGAAATATCAAAGCGTCTCCCCTGCCCTGTTTATCTATATCGTGGCTCTGTGATCAGTATGATGACGCGCCTGCCTGGTTGCTTCCCTGCTTCGGAAGCCATGATTGAGGAGTTTGCCACTATTGATAGCTTAATGAGAGAAGACGAAATCTCTCGGTTAATTAAAAAGACTCCTAGCAGTCTACTTGTCCTCGATTCCAATCAATGTGTGATCGGTAGTATTTCCGCCATGGACATACTGCGGCTTAAGCGCCCCAAACTGAGTTTGGTGGATCACAGTGAACGCGGGCAGGCCATCCATGGCTTAGCGGACGCAGAGATCGTTGAGATTATCGACCACCATCGACTCGGCGATGTTGAAACCATTCAGCCTTTAAGTATCGATGCACGGCCTCTCGGATCGACCGCTTCTATTCTGTATGAACGGATTACAGAAGCTGGACTAAAACCGCCAAATGACATCGCAAAACTATTACTCGGCGCACTGCTATCCGACACGCTGCTACTCACCTCTCCGACTTGCACTATTACAGATAAGGCACGCGCAAAAAAATTAGCGACGCTGGCTGGCGTGGAACTTCAAAGCTTTGGCATCGAAGTCTTACGGCAAAATGATGAACTGGCGGACGGCACCGCAGCATCACTGGTGAGTCGCGACTGCAAACCTTTCAGCTTCGAAGGCGTCCACTTCATCGCGGCCCAAATTGAAACGGTCGACTTGTCAATTTTAACGCCTCAGCGTGCGACCGAACTGAACGAAGCCTTCGCGCGGCAAGTCAAACTGACTGGCTCCGCCTTCGGCGCGTTAATGGTGACCGATGTGTTGAAAAGCGAAAGTCGTGTTATGATTGTGAGTGAGGATGCCCACTGGCTGCATGTTCACCTGCCACCAGACTTGCAGCAAAACGGACAAGCATGGATGCTGGATGATTTTGTCTCTCGCAAGAAGCAACTTATTCCCCTACTTTTAAACAATATTCGGCGAGCCCAGTAA
- a CDS encoding PAS domain-containing hybrid sensor histidine kinase/response regulator: MNDPNIWEKRFKRERTARREAEQLLEVKSYDLYKKTCELDDLVAKQQVTIEERTRDLEQASAQALMLFDAVSHINNGVIITGPDNTVIWANKATQDISGYSPEELMGKKPGEMLQGEHSSDETRQLMREKIRAREPFQVEILNYAKGSRRPYWAHIQASPVFDENQLFKYFLAIQSDITEARHTKEQLAKEIERANQLAQKAEQANKAKTRFLGTMSHELRTPLNGIIGYSQILENQPTLDAKQIAQVGIIRRSGEHLLALINDLLDVSKIEQGEHQLNPTQFDLEGMLSSVLEIIKSKADEKQIQLKKLYEAGRHIQDGARILLIADSRALRQVLFNLLGNAIKFTEQGAVSLNVELLELNQKSGRFLFEVTDTGRGIPLEKREKLFKPFSQVDESRDAVNGTGLGLYIAQKFVMLMGGNIQIKSTVLEGSCFYFELELPVEISTSQKPSESETTIFQGEGFPVAYIGEPKKILIVDDVKDNRLLLNDLLEPIGFETDFAENGHEALRLVRKKQYDLVLSDVVMPFMNGYELVEAIRSDPKITAPPIFAISASLMQLSTMEKRRIRQFDYFLSKPVSAMDLFEAIRKPLNIEWLYSNDQKLTETQTVDQDSFSQSQNDQLYSPTSPIKKDMISLARLGDVKALLEQLPKLEELDATTATNVKTYLKNYKIDQVIAELESSLGRNSHA; the protein is encoded by the coding sequence ATGAATGATCCTAACATATGGGAAAAACGCTTTAAACGTGAGCGGACGGCTCGCCGCGAAGCCGAGCAACTGCTCGAAGTTAAAAGCTACGACCTTTATAAAAAGACATGCGAATTAGACGACCTAGTTGCCAAACAGCAGGTCACGATTGAGGAGAGGACTCGAGACCTAGAGCAAGCCAGTGCGCAAGCCCTTATGCTATTTGATGCCGTTAGCCACATCAATAATGGGGTCATCATTACTGGTCCAGATAATACCGTGATTTGGGCCAATAAAGCGACACAAGACATATCTGGCTACAGCCCAGAGGAACTTATGGGTAAAAAGCCAGGCGAGATGCTGCAAGGAGAGCACTCATCTGATGAGACGCGTCAACTTATGCGTGAAAAGATCCGAGCCCGCGAGCCATTTCAAGTCGAGATATTAAACTACGCCAAAGGTTCAAGGCGCCCTTATTGGGCGCATATTCAAGCATCTCCTGTTTTCGACGAAAATCAGTTGTTCAAATATTTCCTCGCAATTCAATCAGATATCACTGAGGCTCGTCACACCAAGGAACAATTAGCAAAAGAGATTGAGCGCGCTAATCAACTTGCGCAGAAAGCAGAGCAAGCGAACAAAGCTAAGACACGGTTCTTAGGCACAATGAGTCACGAGCTAAGAACGCCCCTGAATGGAATTATTGGCTATTCTCAAATCTTAGAAAATCAACCTACACTGGACGCGAAGCAGATTGCCCAAGTAGGCATTATACGTCGCAGTGGAGAACATTTACTGGCCTTAATCAATGACCTGCTCGATGTATCCAAAATCGAACAAGGAGAACATCAACTCAATCCTACGCAATTTGATTTAGAGGGCATGCTCAGTAGCGTCCTAGAGATTATAAAATCGAAGGCCGACGAAAAACAGATCCAGTTAAAAAAACTATATGAAGCGGGAAGGCACATACAAGATGGCGCTCGAATTCTTTTAATCGCTGATTCGCGGGCCTTAAGGCAAGTGCTGTTTAACTTGTTAGGAAATGCGATTAAATTCACTGAACAAGGTGCAGTTTCTTTGAATGTCGAGTTACTGGAACTTAATCAAAAAAGCGGACGATTTTTGTTTGAAGTTACCGATACGGGCCGGGGAATTCCATTAGAAAAACGTGAAAAGCTATTTAAGCCTTTCAGTCAAGTGGACGAGTCGCGTGATGCAGTCAATGGCACTGGCTTGGGACTATATATTGCACAAAAGTTTGTCATGTTAATGGGTGGGAATATTCAAATTAAAAGCACTGTGCTCGAGGGTAGCTGCTTTTATTTTGAACTCGAACTACCGGTGGAGATTTCTACAAGTCAGAAGCCGTCTGAAAGTGAGACAACGATTTTTCAAGGTGAAGGCTTCCCAGTTGCCTATATAGGTGAACCCAAAAAAATTCTGATAGTCGATGATGTTAAAGACAACCGCCTGCTGCTAAATGACCTATTGGAGCCAATAGGATTTGAAACTGATTTTGCAGAAAATGGACATGAGGCGCTACGCCTCGTTCGAAAAAAGCAATACGATTTGGTCTTAAGCGATGTCGTCATGCCATTCATGAATGGCTATGAACTCGTTGAAGCCATACGCTCAGATCCTAAGATCACGGCTCCCCCTATCTTTGCGATTTCGGCAAGTTTGATGCAACTCTCTACGATGGAGAAAAGGCGTATCAGGCAGTTTGATTACTTTCTCTCAAAGCCTGTAAGCGCGATGGATTTATTTGAGGCAATTCGAAAACCGCTTAACATTGAGTGGCTATATTCGAATGACCAAAAACTGACCGAAACTCAAACAGTAGATCAGGATAGTTTCTCTCAGAGTCAGAACGACCAGTTATACTCCCCTACCTCACCAATTAAAAAAGACATGATATCTCTAGCTAGATTAGGCGATGTTAAGGCCTTGTTAGAGCAACTGCCGAAATTGGAAGAGCTAGATGCCACCACTGCTACTAATGTTAAAACCTATTTAAAAAATTATAAAATAGATCAGGTTATCGCGGAATTAGAATCATCTTTGGGAAGGAATTCACATGCTTAA
- a CDS encoding SpoIIE family protein phosphatase — MTEESALYITEFKLPADLKQIPGVRERFIDFLLSLGLDDREKEGWKLTFTELVNNATEHGCHDNSDLSIYVRWWSVNNTVCLLTQDEGNGPPEALTRSPSLPDDPLSEGGRGLFIIHNFADKFEHWRCESGYIAQVTKSYKRLNSVLPMNPEMDAILDELSDCYESLSLFDNMATNFLKDEHSDRFVQSELDIFMDARGYTVIHLELYHPNQNSIYRSLGLIKSYGVLGKIEPAAAEILNQNDSFNWSPRGQNCPFDQGEDYPVGCCVPLYVGDKIVGLIALGCDQKDNVIVSNDIRNLRALADIVGVSISRELLDAEKDERKRLSTEMSIATTLQQKLLPVAKEYPEIPGYDLFFSSLSALEVAGDFVEVRKNSSGEYLGCVIDVMGKGISAAILAGIFRSQFIAYAYRGGNLATFIEGVNQALESQLEGETRFITGFVFILNSESHDITYAAAGHPPALCLRADGSLDELVSTGPPMGLFSDIKYAQKQIQLDPGERMIIVTDGLYEWTQDDDIFGWEAMVDWFTSNNHLDADSLWTELQAKMISARHSQSIEREDDETLLILTRK, encoded by the coding sequence ATGACCGAAGAATCCGCACTTTACATTACTGAATTCAAACTGCCTGCGGATTTGAAGCAAATCCCCGGGGTGCGCGAACGCTTCATCGACTTCTTACTCTCGCTCGGTCTAGATGACAGGGAGAAAGAAGGATGGAAGCTCACCTTCACTGAATTAGTCAACAATGCAACTGAACACGGATGTCACGACAACTCCGACCTGTCTATCTATGTCAGGTGGTGGTCAGTAAACAATACTGTGTGTTTATTGACACAAGACGAAGGCAACGGCCCTCCTGAAGCATTAACTCGTAGTCCTTCCCTGCCTGATGATCCATTATCGGAGGGAGGCCGAGGTTTATTTATCATTCATAATTTTGCAGATAAATTTGAGCACTGGCGCTGCGAGAGTGGATATATTGCCCAAGTCACAAAATCCTACAAGCGTCTCAATAGTGTGTTACCAATGAATCCAGAAATGGATGCTATTTTGGACGAACTCTCTGATTGCTACGAAAGCCTATCACTGTTCGACAACATGGCTACGAACTTTTTAAAAGATGAACACTCGGATCGCTTTGTCCAATCAGAGTTGGATATATTCATGGATGCTAGGGGTTATACCGTCATTCACTTGGAATTATATCATCCAAATCAGAATAGTATCTATCGCTCCCTAGGTTTAATAAAATCGTATGGAGTCTTAGGAAAGATCGAACCAGCGGCTGCTGAGATACTGAACCAAAATGATTCATTCAATTGGTCTCCACGAGGTCAAAATTGTCCCTTCGATCAGGGCGAAGACTATCCCGTTGGGTGCTGTGTTCCCTTATATGTCGGCGATAAAATTGTCGGCTTAATTGCATTGGGCTGCGATCAAAAGGACAATGTTATCGTCTCGAATGATATCCGCAATTTGCGTGCGCTTGCTGATATTGTAGGCGTCTCAATTAGTCGCGAATTATTAGATGCTGAAAAAGACGAACGAAAGCGACTCTCGACCGAGATGTCGATTGCGACTACACTACAACAAAAGCTGCTGCCCGTTGCAAAAGAATACCCCGAAATCCCAGGTTATGATCTATTCTTCAGTAGTCTCAGCGCCTTAGAAGTTGCAGGTGACTTTGTCGAAGTGCGAAAGAATAGCTCAGGCGAGTATTTGGGCTGTGTCATTGATGTGATGGGTAAAGGTATTTCAGCTGCAATTTTGGCAGGTATCTTTCGTAGTCAGTTTATTGCTTACGCTTATCGCGGTGGCAATTTAGCGACCTTCATCGAGGGCGTTAATCAAGCCCTAGAAAGTCAATTAGAAGGCGAGACTCGGTTTATCACTGGCTTCGTGTTTATATTAAACTCGGAATCGCATGATATCACTTATGCAGCCGCTGGGCATCCTCCAGCACTTTGCTTACGAGCTGACGGCAGCTTGGATGAACTCGTATCCACAGGACCTCCTATGGGACTATTTTCAGACATTAAATACGCACAAAAGCAGATACAACTCGATCCCGGCGAGCGTATGATCATCGTCACTGATGGACTCTATGAATGGACCCAAGACGATGATATCTTTGGCTGGGAAGCGATGGTGGATTGGTTCACCAGCAACAATCATTTAGATGCTGATTCGCTATGGACGGAACTGCAGGCTAAAATGATAAGTGCACGTCACTCTCAGTCAATTGAACGAGAGGATGACGAAACACTCCTAATTTTAACACGTAAATAA